The following is a genomic window from Coriobacteriaceae bacterium.
TGTGGCGCCCTCATACTCGAGCAGACGCTTAAGGAGCTTCCAGCTCAGTTCAAATTGAAGATTGAACTTATTAATCAATCCACTCTGAACAAAATCATTGTTGAGATCCTGATTGGGCGCATCCTCAAGATTCGCCAAGGCGCTGGCAAAGTTCTCATATTTTTTCATACAGAATCACACCATCCCTGGCAATTTCATCGAGCAATTGCTGCGATAAGGGCTCATCGAGATTGACGACATCTACATCTAAAAGAGTATCAAGATGTTCCTCGATCAAATATGACAACCGGCCGAAATCCCGGCAACCTGCTACGGCGATGTCAATATCGCTCTTAGGCAAGTTGTCACCTCGAGCGCGGGAGCCAAACAGCACAACCTTCTCGGCGTCACATTCCCGAGCAAAAACTTCAATTTGCTTATACACCTTGTCGAGAGATGCCATTTGCAGCCCTACAGCTTAATGTCGAAGTTGATTTCGGGGACGGCGGCCAGGTCGGCCAACGTCACGCCGTCGACATAGTTCTCGATGACCTTGTCAAGGCCACGCCAGAACTTGACGGTGGAACACAAGTCACTGCGGGCGCAGCTGTTGTCGATGCCATCGCACGCCACCGGAGCCGTGCTGCCCTCAACGGCACGCAAGATGTCGCCGGCACGCACCTCGGCCGGGTCCTTGGCCATCATGTAGCCGCCGCCCTTGCCACGCACGCTCTTAAGCAGGTCCGCCTTCATAAGCGGACGCACCAGCTGCTCCAAATACTTTTGCGAGATATGCTCGCGGTCGGCAACCTCGCGCAAGGCAATCTTGCCCTCGGCGTCGCCCAGCGCCGCGATATAGATCATCAGTCGGAGGGCATAGCGGCCCTTGGAAGAAATGAGCATACCTACCCTCCCATCGCATCTGGGACAACATAACCAGGTTTGTTTGTCCCAAATTTAAAGTAAGTGGGACAAACACAACAGGTTATTTTGTCCCAGAATTTGAAAAGTCGAGTGGATTAGTCGGGTTTTCCCTTGACTAACGCCGAACCCATAGTAACTTTATTCCGAGAAGATTCCTAGGGTTTAGTACACCTATGAGTACACCATATACAGAGAGGGACAGCATGAGCGCAAATCCGCTGCTTTCCATCGAAGGTCTGACCGCCTCCGTGGACGAAAAGACCATCCTCCACAACGTCAACCTCAACGTCGCCGCCGGCGAGACCCACGTTCTGATGGGACCCAACGGCGCCGGCAAGTCCACCCTCGGCCACCTGGTCATGGGCGACCCCGTTTACACGGTCAACAACGGCCGCATCGTCTTTGACGGCCAGGACATCACCGAGCTCACCACCGACAAGCGCTCGCGCGCCGGCCTGTTCCTGAGCTTCCAGGCCCCGGTCGAGATTCCGGGCGTGCCGCTGTCGAGCTTTTTGCGCGCCAGCATCGCCGGCCGCCCCGGCCTGGAGATGAAGGGCAAGGAGTTCCGCCGTCGCGTAAAGGAGCTCGCGGCCGAGCTCAACATGGATACCGCCTACCTCAACCGCGAGCTGGGCGTGGGCTTCTCGGGCGGCGAGAAGAAGAAGGTCGAAATGCTCCAACTTCTGCTGCTGCAGCCCAAACTCGCCATCCTGGACGAAACCGACTCCGGCCTGGACGTCGACGCGCTTTCCACCGTCAGCCACGGCATGGACGCGTACCGCAAGAGCTGCGACGGCTCCATGCTCATCATCACGCACAACACACGCATCTTGGAGCACCTGAATGTCGACCGCGTCCACGTTATGGTCAAGGGCCACATCGTGCGCGAGGACGACGCTTCGCTCATCCCCTGGATCGACAAGAACGGTTTTGAGACCTTCGAGCGCGAGGCCGCCGAGCAGCGCGCCCAGGCCGAGGCCGCCGCTGCCGAGCAGCAGGCGTAAAGGGGCGACGCAATGACCAAGAACCGCACCGAGGTCGCGGACATCGACCGCAGCCTCTACGACTTCACCTATGGCGAGGAGGGATTCGAGCGCCTCGACGCCGGCATCACGCCCGACATCGTGCGCGAGATTAGCGCCAAAAAGGACGAGCCGCAGTGGATGCTCGACCTGCGCTTAAAGTCCCTCGAGATCTTCAACCGTTTTCCCGACCCGACGTGGGGCCCCTCCATCGAGGGCCTGGACATGGACAACATCGTCACCTACGTCAAGCCCAACACCGACCAAAAGCACGACTGGGAGTCGGTGCCCGACGACATCAAAAACACCTTTGAGCGCCTGGGCATCCCCGAGGCCGAGCGCAGCTACCTGGCGGGCGTCGGCGCGCAGTACGACTCTGAGCTGGTCTACCACAACATGCAGGACACCGCGTCCAAGATGGGCATCGTCTACTCTGGCATCGAGGAGGCCCTGCACGACCCGCAGTGGGAGCCGCTCATCCACGAGAAGTTTATGACGCTCATCCCGCCCACCGACCACAAGTTTGCGGCCCTGCACGGCGCCGTGTGGTCGGGCGGCTCGTTTGTCTACGTGCCCAAGGGCACCAAGCTCGATTTTCCGCTGCAGAGCTACTTCCGTCTTAACGCCAAGGGCGCCGGTCAGTTTGAGCACACGCTCATCATCGTCG
Proteins encoded in this region:
- the sufC gene encoding Fe-S cluster assembly ATPase SufC — its product is MSANPLLSIEGLTASVDEKTILHNVNLNVAAGETHVLMGPNGAGKSTLGHLVMGDPVYTVNNGRIVFDGQDITELTTDKRSRAGLFLSFQAPVEIPGVPLSSFLRASIAGRPGLEMKGKEFRRRVKELAAELNMDTAYLNRELGVGFSGGEKKKVEMLQLLLLQPKLAILDETDSGLDVDALSTVSHGMDAYRKSCDGSMLIITHNTRILEHLNVDRVHVMVKGHIVREDDASLIPWIDKNGFETFEREAAEQRAQAEAAAAEQQA
- a CDS encoding nucleotidyltransferase domain-containing protein, yielding MASLDKVYKQIEVFARECDAEKVVLFGSRARGDNLPKSDIDIAVAGCRDFGRLSYLIEEHLDTLLDVDVVNLDEPLSQQLLDEIARDGVILYEKI
- a CDS encoding Rrf2 family transcriptional regulator, producing MLISSKGRYALRLMIYIAALGDAEGKIALREVADREHISQKYLEQLVRPLMKADLLKSVRGKGGGYMMAKDPAEVRAGDILRAVEGSTAPVACDGIDNSCARSDLCSTVKFWRGLDKVIENYVDGVTLADLAAVPEINFDIKL